The DNA sequence CTGTTACTGGTATTCTTGATATATCAATCaacttattattactataaatccATATTTACctgttaaattttacttaaatataaaactattcgtTTTAGAATTCAATTGGTCTCTAAAATATGATTCGCATTATCgctggaaaaaaatattaattaaaatattgtacttcaaaatttatttctcaaCCTAATTTGCAACGGCAACATTTGTAAAccctttaaaaaattatctataatttaatagaGTCTCTTCCTAGAGGTTTCCTGCCGTTTCTGATACCACATAATTCCTACTAcaactaaaacaattataatgataGCAATACACATCATCCAAAGGAAAGTTTTAATTCCCGACATTGCTGGCTTTGAGTCTTCGACTCTCTCTCGAGGAGCTTCGAAAGTCGCAGCGGATGGAATTATGTTGGATCTGTCTTCATCTTTGTTTTgctgaaatgaaatataaattttaaattaaatacgttatggaagtaaagtataataacaatatttttttaatacatgtaaAAATTTCGCTTATTTTACCAATATCTtctaaagtttataatatttattttgtttataatataatattaactgcaGGTCATTCCTCACACATGCGTAGgaagtatacatttttataaagacaaattattttgatagcttatataatatatatattgcttgTCGTCAGTAAATACCAGGGTTGGAAAAAAACcgggtattaaaaaaaaaatcgaataccaAACACGATTTGGGCGATAGCTTCTTCAGTTGCTGTGAAAAAAGTGTTTTCCACCTTCGGAATTGTTCACAGAAAATTAAGAAACCGATTGggacattttttattcaaatagtatAATAACGATATAGATTTCTCAGATTTAAACGACCCTAGTTAGTAACTCAATTATACTTTCCAAGTCTGTTTTTTATGTTGATTTCTGTGAAAGAAagtgaaattaaacatttatgattaaatcattgaattttattgaaaaaatcatttgatttaaatcatgatttaagtcaaaatgttttatttatgccaaccctggtaaatatatacaaataaaaattgttaagttcTCTTTTTTGATATTGGTTTATAATATAGCATCTTTAATAATTCTAGTATAttacaatcaattttaaataaaggattTCATATGggtattaaaaaattgaaacttacaataataatataaaattactgtgAATAAAAAACTTACAGATTCAAGCAAATCCAATTCATACATTTTGATTGCTATTATGTCATGGTTGTCGCTCAAGTCACCCGTAGTGGCTGTGGCACCAAAGAAGTATCCAGTGGGGAGTAGAACATTCTCCACTCTTAGACATTCTTTCCATGCATTCTTGCCTTCTAAGTCTGTAGATACTGTTGAAAGATGAAAAAGAATAATGAAGAAATCATTCTTAATGTAATGCAAGAGATCTTTCAAtatcaacatttatatttgttgaaataagGTGAAAACAAATAATGCAACagtactatattaataaacagacacacaaattacaatattaaaaaaataccacacAATGTGAATATGTACATTAGTAATATACATATGATGAAATGTAATGATGTAAatatgaaatacattaaaaaaattcatgaattgatgaataaatttaattaaatattgatgtcattaatttttttgttttatgacctttttcataatataattgttgcACTTATTAAGATAAACTTTAATCCCATACATAATACTATAATCTACTTTGGGCCTTATCATCAAATTTACCTTGTCTGTAGTAATTTATTCATGTTTGTGAAACatattgtttacattataatgtttatacaacaCTTTCAACTCACCTACAAGCGTATCGTCCTTGTAAATGATGGAGAGATGCGTGTCATGGTTATAATTTCTGAACTTGGCTTCACAGCCAGCGAGCTGTGTATGTGTGCCGTCTCGGTCGTGGTCGTAGTGCAGTGTGCCATTGTTCACCATGGCTGATATGAAAGGATGCTGGTGCTGTGGGTACAATTGATGTTTGTCTAAAAACATTCTTTTTCTGAGATAGATTTATATtggaaaaagtatttttgattttatctgtTTTTGATATAGATttgcagacgagcaaatgggtcacctaatgttaaatggtcaccaccgcccataaacaatggcgctgtaagaaatattaatcattccttacatcgccaatgcgccaccaaccttgggaactaagatgttatgtccattgtgcttgtagtaaactggctcactcatccttcaaacaacaatactgagtactgctgtttggcggtaaaatatctgatgagtgggtggtacctacccagacgggccctacatagccctaccaccaagtaaattaagtaatttaattataattttttctctCTACTATCAATGCATAAGTGTgtttattgtcattattatcGACACACCattaatttgattgtatttgATTATGAGCCGAAGATTTAAATACGCTACTTAAATAACGAAAAATGCCTGGTTAGTAATATTAAACCTATCAACTTACGTTATGAGCTCCATTATGATTGCTATATGTATCTAATATGATTGCAAGGCCTTGAAAGTAGTCCTTGCTCCCAAATACTGGTCCCGGTTGCATACGGTCACGGACGTACCAGATGACAAACCCATCTCCGAATAAATCCTTTCCTCGTCCGTGTACCTTGAATTGGACTTGAAGCTCCCAGTTTCTGGTGTGGCATGGCtgaaaagaataattttttttaatagatttttaaagtttaaattatattaggattttgtgaaaaaataagttttgcCTATAAAAAGTTGCAAATTTGAGAATGAAAAAAAGCtctattgacaataaaaaaatataccaataaaatttaaatattctgtataaaaatcaacttaatgtattagcatattttattaatgtttagaTAACTTAAGTTTTGTTTACAATGTCTcataacacatttaaaaataaagtatatttgcaCTTGTTAAATACAATGGTTTCATGGCCATAACACTCAGGGGAGACCAGTATCTGTACCTCTCTGAATGATAACaagtatacttaaaaaataatgttgaattGAGTTTGAGTTGTAATTGCTTAGCATACtcaaagtactttttttttaataaattacttaaaattcattattttatgtgtgattagtgtatattattaaatcatttattttgtgtgtgtctaatcattatcattatatgCATTGATAATACAATGACGAAAACGAAAACATCAACAATATTATTCCTAAGGCGAATTCTAGCCCTCCTAAGAAATACTTGACCATACTGGATGTCTGTCTGGCTGTAAAACTGtcaaatacctttttttatgcAGTTGTAACactgcttaaaatatatatatgaatggaTAAGGTTAGTAAATCATTACTATTCTACAACATATCTGCATCTATTCTATTTTATCTAAGAATGATGCTAATGTGttactaatttaaaacaaattattctagTATTGTTTTTGTTGGTTGTGTTTGTGTTTGGAGTACAATTAGATCATTGTTATACTAGTTATTGTTGTATGAATAATAAGCAAACATGAACTATATGAATTAGAAGAACAAACAATACAATGaccaataacaatttaaacactgtcaatttattgtaatattacaataactttTCTTGTACTCCAATATTACTTGTTATTAATtggcaaagacaaaacagttctATACCATTACCATTCATGTTTTTCAACAGATTTCCTTTTTTTGGCTTACAATAGGGTTTagagttatcaataaaaataattaggaaataagaataaaaaaaattagaagccTACATAAAATTTTTCATCAAACTTTTCATAATTGTTATGATCAAATTACAGACCATCATCATACCAATGATTGAATAGTGGTTACAAGAGGTACCTAGACAATACAACACAAATATCatgttatctttattaataaatagataataattgttttgtatagATGTGTAATAATGGTGAGATTATTGCTAAACAAATTATCTTCTAATTAATGGTAGTCATAATCGTCTGTATGGAAAGAACACATTGACCTTAGCCCTAGACTACTTATTCATCAAGCACAACTAAGTAATCAAGTGCTATTGTCCATCTCATTCTCAGATGATCATTATTATATGGAGTACAATGGTGATTGAAGTTCCAAAccatttcattaaaaacttttataataatatttatataaagtttatataagggaatccttttcttttttatgtgtttGAAATTATCTCCAATAAGCTTATAAAAAGGATATAGAAATTAAAGGAATGGGGATGTCAGAAAGAAAgacaatattcattaattaacaaCATACTTGTGAAAATGGTGACTCATTCAGTCTGGCAAACAGTATCAGTGGAAAAATTTGATCAAGTTGAAGTGGATTTAAGTTACTGTAAAAACCCATAGAAATATCATTATTGTATAgtcttgtattattaaaaataaattaaataaagaaatttataataacaatattacaaagaggTAATAATTGTTTCTATGTAATGATAGAGTGGTAAAAAGCTATAGAATATAAATGATatctatatcatataatattctttattaaaaatttgcaGGTGTGCAAGGacacttgtaataataataaaatattatcttagcaataaaaaaataaatattaaaataacactgCAAGTGTATCGtatgaaagaaaaattaaccttGATTATAATAATGGCCTTATTACGTGGCACACTTTCATTGTATGTTTATTGGCAAACTATTTAAGACAATTGCTAGGTGTTTATTTAGGATATTACGATATATTGGCACAAGCCGAAGCCATGACAATAATGGGTAAGATGTATAaacataaagttatttattcggTATATGTTATTAGTTCAATTtctagtcaattttttttacaactttattAGCTCTATAAAACGGTCTATGTTAAAGAAGATTTATGAATTGCTTTACGTAAAATGATAGcagtgaatattttatatctcaGACGTGGAAtcaatgtgtaatttaaaactataaaaatgttttagcgTTGCTGCAATTTTCTTCGCAAGCTCTTAATTAGATTACGCACATAGTAATGTATGATGTCTATTGCCTATGACACAAAGAGTACAATTGCATACCGCTGTGTTCCAAATTGCGCCGGCCTTTGACTGTTGATCGGGTGTTAGGCGAACATAATTCGAAGTAACTATTGTGCTACCTAAGAAGTCCCAGTATGGTACCGACATTCCACTCCCTGCAATAagccataacattttattattcgcAAAAAACCTCTAGTTCAAAGTCAATGCACAGGTCACTCACCTTGGTATGGTTTTGTTAATGAATGTTCTCTTCGGATATAATCTCTCGTATTCCATTCTGCTACAATAGGGGTTAATAATAAgggtaaaagaaaaatattacttagcacacttttacacatttttatatttatattaattctctTCTATTACCCTAGTGACAAGACAATCGCCAAATCATGGCAGTCGCTGACTGTGTTACcacactatatttttaaatcacccATTTTATGCATTACTGtagctattaaataattacgtatttttattataatatatatcttatggtTAGCTCGTTCAAGTTAAGGTAAGATGAGTCATCATATACGTTggaaatgttgaaaaagtaCCCAGCTCTAAGGAGTAAATAACAGTTCAATAAGCCTCTGAAATGAactagttatatattatgttatagttAACGGATTAAAATGTGTCTATACAGGactttatgtttttgtatataatatctgatattccaagattgttttatttacttttacagtttatttatttatttgatataataagtagtaagtatagaagaaaaataaataggtagAGCAAGTAAACAgacaataaatagtttttaatatggatttacttatttaatggaTTGAAGACAATATGaaatttaacgaaattaaatatttatcctaAATTAATGACTCTAAACATACTATTGAgccaaaaaattattaacacacaGGTGGCCTTagctatatacaaataagaacaaaaaatagttactagATAAAaaatgaccgcgtggaatggttgcAAGAATGCTAGCTGCATTTtcagttgaatcgcaattttgACCCTCTAGgcaaaatgaaccagccctcctatcACCAGCGGAGTCAATAAGGCcaaatgttatacttttaatgaaggtttttagcactactactccaaggtacAAGTGTTTCAAATgtgacaaaaacataatttggaataaaaacgaatatttggATCATTTTTTCGCTTCAGTTTTTTTCGCGATGGCTCCGTCTTTCAACTACTAATCTAAATTTCTTAactatataaactaataaatttattaccatACATGGGCATTTTCATTTAAGCTAGTAACATTATTATGCTGTCAACTCGATCTTGTAAAACGCATGTAGGTCGGCAAAGCAGTTGCTTTTTCTAGTTCAGTGTCGCCAGCTTTGTAGCTCAAACAAACGTGAGCAGTTCATAGTTTTACATTAAGAACAGAGATGTCACTATTTTGTAACGTGTAATATTTAACTGTATTGACATTTACGCCATCTTGGGTTGAAAAGCTTAAATCTTTTAacgttgttttttaaatattatatacatatacgctGTAACAATACTACAAAGTgtcttttattaataagcaCAGGCTTGAACACACAATTTCcatacttttaaatttcatatatactTTCATCCGAAATCACTACCCCTTTAGGTGAAAATTTTTCTCTAATTTAGTTACACCTAAATAacgattttcatatttaaaactttagaaAAGAGGATTTTCTAAAGAAACTTGTAGTAGTCGCCAATTTTCTATAAAGAGTTTCTGCGCAAA is a window from the Vanessa atalanta chromosome 23, ilVanAtal1.2, whole genome shotgun sequence genome containing:
- the LOC125073171 gene encoding vesicular integral-membrane protein VIP36, whose amino-acid sequence is MCKSVLSNIFLLPLLLTPIVAEWNTRDYIRREHSLTKPYQGSGMSVPYWDFLGSTIVTSNYVRLTPDQQSKAGAIWNTAPCHTRNWELQVQFKVHGRGKDLFGDGFVIWYVRDRMQPGPVFGSKDYFQGLAIILDTYSNHNGAHNHQHPFISAMVNNGTLHYDHDRDGTHTQLAGCEAKFRNYNHDTHLSIIYKDDTLVVSTDLEGKNAWKECLRVENVLLPTGYFFGATATTGDLSDNHDIIAIKMYELDLLESQNKDEDRSNIIPSAATFEAPRERVEDSKPAMSGIKTFLWMMCIAIIIIVLVVVGIMWYQKRQETSRKRLY